The Hippoglossus stenolepis isolate QCI-W04-F060 chromosome 11, HSTE1.2, whole genome shotgun sequence genome includes a window with the following:
- the abcb8 gene encoding mitochondrial potassium channel ATP-binding subunit, whose product MFQILCSKATIAAPVRSLSLYPRCHKQADFWKLSRWYTAPGSNGCSSSQQPGHAVSRMWRLTQRAVRQSATRTSKPPGVSLRFILGPAVLTVSARLFCHVAYCEEDVNNNTLVEAVARKPPPEFKWHILWEFVKPQLFALMGAVVLAFAAAILNIQIPLMLGDLVNVVARYLREQTGNYMYEIRGPALKLLGLYGVQGLLTTGYIILLSRVGERVAADMRKTLFASLLRQDVAFFDANKTGQLVNRLTADIQEFKSSFKLVISQGLRSITQTVGCFVSLYIMSPKLTGLTVVVLPCLVGAGALIGSFLRKLSRLAQEQVAKATGVADEALGNVRTVKAFAMEERELQLYSYEVDKSCEMNENLGAGIAVFQGLSNIALNCIVLGTIFAGGTLISRNEMTPGELMSFLIASQTVQRSLASISILFGQMVRGLSSGARVFEYLVLKPTIPGSSGGRISYHNLMGRVDFVDISFSYPTRPGHQILKKFSLTLPPSKTVAIVGESGGGKSTVASLLERFYDPTSGVVKVDGLDIRTLDLSWLRGQVIGFINQEPVLFGSSVMENIRFGKPEATDTEVINAAKQANAHRFITSFPDGYNTVVGERGATLSGGQKQRIAIARALIKNPCILVLDEATSALDAESERVVQEALDRATRGRTVLIIAHRLSTIQGADIICVMSNGRIVEAGSHLELLSKGGLYSDLIRRQRAEGHK is encoded by the exons ATGTTTCAGATCCTTTGCAGTAAAGCGACCATCGCGGCTCCGGTGCGTTCACTGTCGTTGTACCCGCGCTGCCACAAACAGGCTGACTTCTGGAAGCTGTCACG GTGGTATACAGCTCCAGGGTCTAATGGGTGCAGCTCCTCCCAACAGCCGGGTCATGCCGTCAGTCGTATGTGGCGCCTCACCCAGAGAGCTGTCCGCCAGTCTGCCACCCGGACATCCAAACCCCCGGGAGTGTCCCTGAGGTTCATCCTGGGACCAGCGGTGCTCACGGTCTCCGCACGGCTGTTCTGCCACGTGGCGTACTGCGAGGAAGACGTGAACAACAACACCCTGGTGGAAGCTGTCGCCAGAAAACCTCCACCCGAATTCAAATGGCATATCCTGTGGGAATTTGTCAAACCTCAGCTCTTCGCTCTCATGGGGGCTGTTGTG CTTGCTTTTGCTGCAGCGATCTTGAACATTCAAATCCCCTTGATGCTCGGGGATCTGGTGAATGTTGTGGCGCGTTACCTGAGGGAACAGACTGGGAATTATATGTATGAGATAAGAGGTCCTGCCTTGAAGCTGCTCGGCCTGTATGGTGTCCAA GGCCTGCTGACGACCGGCTACATCATCCTGCTTTCTCGGGTTGGGGAGAGAGTGGCAGCGGACATGAGAAAGACGCTTTTCGCATCCTTACTGAG GCAAGATGTGGCTTTCTTTGACGCTAATAAAACTGGGCAGCTGGTGAATCGTTTGACTGCTGACATTCAGGAGTTCAAGTCGTCTTTTAAATTAGTCATTTCTCAG GGTCTACGGAGTATTACACAGACAGTTGGATGTTTTGTCTCTCTCTACATCATGTCCCCTAAACTCACAGGTTTGACTGTAGTTGTCCTTCCCTGTCTAGTGGGAGCTGGGGCTCTCATTGGCTCGTTCCTCCGCAAACTATCCCGATTGGCTCAAGAACAG GTGGCAAAAGCAACAGGAGTGGCAGATGAAGCCCTCGGTAATGTGCGGACAGTGAAAGCTTTTGCTATGGAAGAGCGGGAGCTCCA GTTATATTCTTATGAAGTGGACAAATcatgtgaaatgaatgaaaatcttGGCGCTGGAATAGCAGTTTTCCAAGGACTGTCAAACATTGCCCTgaatt GCATCGTTCTGGGAACTATTTTCGCTGGAGGGACTTTAATTTCTAGAAATGAAATGACCCCTGGAGAACTCATGTCTTTCCTGATCGCTTCCCAGACTGTTCAAAG GTCATTGGCCAGTATCTCTATCCTTTTTGGACAG ATGGTGAGAGGACTCAGCTCCGGGGCCAGAGTTTTTGAATATCTGGTTTTGAAGCCAACCATCCCTGGGTCAAGTGGGGGACGCATCTCGTACCATAATCTGATGGGAAGAGTGGACTTCGTGGACATTTCATTCAG ttacCCAACAAGACCTGGTCATCAGATTTTGAAGAAGTTCAGCTTGACACTGCCTCCGAGTAAAACTGTTGCCATTGTTGGAGAATCTGGAGGAG GGAAGTCCACGGTGGCGTCGTTGCTGGAGCGTTTCTACGACCCGACCAGCGGTGTAGTCAAGGTGGATGGACTTGACATTCGAACACTGGACCTGTCGTGGCTCAGGGGGCAAGTTATTGGATTTATCAATCAG GAGCCGGTTTTGTTCGGATCATCTGTCATGGAGAACATCCGCTTTGGGAAGCCCGAGGCCACAGATACTGAGGTCATTAATGCAGCCAAGCAAGCCAATGCTCATCGCTTCATTACCAGTTTCCCAGACGGCTACAACACTGTGGTTG GTGAGCGAGGAGCGACGCTCTCAGGCGGCCAGAAACAGCGCATCGCCATCGCCCGCGCCTTGATCAAGAACCCCTGCATCCTGGTGCTGGATGAGGCCACCAGTGCATTGGATGCAGAGTCGGAGCGGGTGGTACAGGAGGCTCTGGACAGGGCCACAAGGGGTCGCACTGTGCTCATCATAGCCCACCGGCTGAGCACCATTCAAGGGGCTGACATCATCTGCGTCATGAGCAACGGACGcattgtggag GCTGGGTCTCACTTAGAGCTGCTGAGCAAAGGAGGACTGTATTCTGATCTGATCCGCAGGCAA